CTGGGCGATGTGAAAGACCGGATCATTGAATTTCTGGCAGTGGGTGCTTTCAAAAAAGAGATTTCCGGTTCCATCATGCTACTGGTTGGCCCTCCAGGCGTTGGTAAAACCTCTATTGGGCGGTCAGTCGCCAAATCCCTCGGGCGCAAGTTTTATCGCTTCAGTCTGGGCGGCATGCAGGATGAAGCCGAAATTAAAGGCCATCGTCGTACCTATGTTGGTGCCTTGCCCGGCAAGCTGGTTCAGGCTTTGAAAGAAGTCGATGTTGCCAATCCGGTCATTATGCTGGATGAAATCGACAAGATAGGCGCTTCCTATCGTGGCGATCCTGCCTCGGCGTTGCTGGAAGTACTCGACCCCGAGCAAAACAGTGAATTTCTTGACCACTATCTGGATATGCGCATAGACCTGTCCAAGGTCTTGTTTGTCAGCACCGCCAATCAGCTCGATACCATTCCCGGTCCGTTGCTGGACCGGATGGATACCATTCGCCTGTCCGGTTATATCACTGAAGAAAAGCTGGCCATTGCCAAACACCATCTGTGGCCAAAACTGCTGAAAAAGGCAGGTCTGAAAAAGGCTCAGTTAAAGATCTCCGACGCCACACTCAAAGTCGTGATTGAAGGCTATGCCCGTGAAGCCGGTGTTCGCCATCTGGAGAAACTACTCCAGAAAATCATTCGCAAGGCCGTTGTGGTGCTTCTGAAAGGCAAGCAGAAAAGCCTCAGCGTCACTATCAAAGGTCTTGAAGAGTACCTGGGCGCGCCTTATTTCCGTCAGGAAAAATCCATTGAAGGCGTCGGTGTTGTGACGGGCCTGGCATGGACCTCCATGGGCGGTGCCACCTTGCCCGTAGAAGCCGGGCTGGTTCATCGTCATCGGGCAGGATTCAAACTGACCGGCAAGCTTGGTGATGTGATGAAAGAGTCGGCAGAGATTGCTTACAGTTATGTCTCCAGCCAGACCAGCCAGTTTGGTGCCGACGAAAACTTCTTTGAGAAAGCCTTTATTCATCTGCACGTACCGGAAGGCGCAACACCCAAGGATGGCCCCAGTGCCGGCGTAACCATGGCAACCGCCCTGATATCTCTGGCACAGGGCAAACAACCCAAATCCATTGCCATGACCGGCGAACTGACGCTGACCGGACGCGTTCTGGCCGTTGGAGGCATTCGGGAGAAAGTGATTGCGGCACGCAGGCAAGGCATTTCAGAACTGATCCTGCCTGAGGAAAACCGTCGTGATTACGATGAGCTGCCGGACTACATCCGCAAAGGCATGAAAGTCCATTTCGCCAGCGTTTACGATGATGTTTATCAGATCATGTTTGCCAGAAAAGGCGCTCGCAAGGCAGTAAAGAAGAAAACCAGACGCTAGGGAATCGTCTAAAAATAACTTCCCGATTTGCTGCAATCATCAGCCAGTAATGGCTTGAGGTAAGTGATAGTGAAATACGGAACTTATTTTCAGACAAATCCTAAAACATACTGTGCCGCCAGTATAAGGCGGCACAGATTTTTTTCTTACGCTCTAATGAACGAGGGCAACCCCCGTTTGGACACATGAGTGAGCAGGTATATTTATAACGCTTCCCACTCGTTCTGTCCAAAAATCCCCGAGACTAAAAACGCATATAAAACCTGCTTTTTATTTATACGATTGATCAGGTTACAGGTTGCTAGACTTTACGAAGGTGCACACACAACACATAACAACAGGACAAGGCTGTTTTCAGCCCGACAAGCATGGAACCAAGCAGCAAATCAACCTCATCGATACTCTATGATGCACTGGAATACCAGCCTCTTGAAGACGACCCCTCACCAGAGTCCCCATCACCAGAGGGGGCACACAAGCACAGAAACGTTGATACCATTGATCTAAGTCAGGTATTCAAACAAATCCCCAGCCAGAAAGATGATGGAACCCATGGTTCTTTTACCCCTCTGCGGAAGAAGCAGGTTGATGTCCAGACACCTCAGCCCGGACGATTGCAACAGGCAATGGGCTGGATTTTAGGCAAGCCTTCTGAACATGCCTCAGCAACAGGAAAACCAGCCCGTCAGGACATCGATAAGCCACATAAGGAAGGCATACAGTCCCACTGGATCGTTGAAGGCATCAAGAATTATCTGGTTCGCCCTGTCGCAGATTTTCTGGTTAAGCCGCTGGCTGAACGAATCGTAAAGCCGGTAGCCAATCAGGTCATTGTCAAACCGTTCAAAAAAATTATTTTGCCTCAGGCTCAGAAGCAATTTGCCAATCTGGTCAGACACCAGTTACTGGATAAATGGGCCGGTGTCTCATTTGATATGAACGATGAGATGTGGCAGAAAATATTCACTGATTTGCTGCTGACCACATTTAAGGATCTTGATCCGAAAAAAGTCGGAGTCTACCAGAACGTTAATATTCCCAAACTGACTATCCAGACCCAGAACGGGCCACTGGTTGTATCCAATCTGTCGTTGTCGGTCTGCCTCAAACCGCCCGCCAGTGAAAGCACAGACATTGCAGATCAGCAACGTCAGACGACTATCAGCATCCACCGGGTACGCTGCGAGGTTGACATTCCTGTGGAGTATCAGGAGGAACCTGTTTCCCTCAAGCTGTCCACCAACCGTGGCAAGGTTCACATTGGTACCGATATCGGTAAATTTCTCAATCTGACATCCGCTTACACCTGGATGAGAGAAGGCAAGAACAGCCCAAACCTGCCCCGTGACCAGACCGCTGTTCAGATTTCAGTGAAAGAACTAAAGGTGGAATACAGCAATACCAATACAGCTTATGACGTTGACGGAAATTATATTGACCCGACCGCTAAACATCCTGTACTGACGGAGTTTGGCAAAGGGACGGCGACATTCAAAGACCTTGACCTCCGCAGAAAAGTTAACCTGATCCATCAGGATGCAGAGCAATCAGCGGTCACCACACTGGGCGGTATGGCCGTTGATTTTGACAGTGATCAGGCACGACCGGCTGTGGTTGCCCTGAACAAAATAGAACTGTCTGATATGGACGATGATCATAATGGCTCTCTGGGCTGTGAACTCACGCTTCAACCAAAACACCTCAGGCAATCATCTTCCATTCTTATGCGTCTGGTAGGCGTATTACTGGGCGGTACGACTAAAATTTCCCTTCATGCTCCAGTACGCGGCGGGGATATTGCCCTCAAAAACCTTAAACACACAAAGAAACAACTGGAACAGTTACCCGAAAGCAAAAGACAGGGTAAAGGTTATATCGATATTGAAAGCAGTAACCCGATCATTAAATTGATACTCGGCCCGCTTTTGCGTTCAAGGTTCACAAAAATTGTCAAAACATCAGCCGGAACCGCCATTCAAGTGGGCGCCCAGATGGAGGTTCAACTACCAGGTTTAATTCCCGCCAGTGGGCAAAAAGACGATGATGGCAGTTTTGTTATGACCGAGCTGTTTGACCAGATTGGCGGCGACTTACTCAAGGGCTGGTCTTTAATTAACTCAAGACTACTGATCTGCCCGAAACGACTGGAGAAAATGTGTGTCGAAGCCAGTCGGGAAAAAGTAACAGACTCCTCCCGACCCAGAAAGTCAAGCGCACTGATGAGATACCGCAAAGAGCTGAAGCGTCGCCAACACCATAACGAAGCACTCAGAGCCAGTCTTGCTATCACCACGCCCAGTTATCGAAAATTAATACAGAGCTGCGAAGATCCGGCTGAACGAGCTGAATACTATAAGATCGCCCATGAACTGGCAGAGGTAGACCCGCCAAAATCGATCGCGATATTTGCGGCACTGTTGCAAAGAAAACATTATGCCGAAGAGCCCAAAACCGCTGACCCGGGCTGGTTAACCCAAATAGCTCTGGATATTGACCGCGAAGAACCTGATAGCATTGAACTGATCATTGATACATTGTCATTCGCTTACAAAACCGACCCTTTTGCCGGCTCAGATGCCCTCTGCCATCTACTGCGTCTGGTTAAAGACGGCCGATGCCCTGCCAGCGTTGTCACTGAACTGGTTCATCAGAATATCAGAATTGGTCGATTTGATGACTCTCCCAAAGCACTGGCGCAGACTGTCACTGCCATTGAGCAGGTCGTTGGTAAACAGATTCGCGGGCTTCTGAAGAATTACCCCACCAGCGCCCTGGTCAAACTGTCAGATAACGATGCTGAAGCTGCAACACTGGTCGATCAAACCAGCAACCTGATGCAACGGTATAACCTGCCCGTTCCGGCGGCTAAATTGCATCTGGAAATGAATGAAGAGTACGCTGCTGAACGCATTCTCGAAGCCGCCATCCAGAACAATGATCCACAGGCTCTCAGAGCCCGGATACGCTGGGAAGTCGCGGATGGGATGATTGGCCAGCCAAGGTATGAAGACGCAGCCAAACTGTTGCTGGAAACGCTTTCACAGCCGGAACTGCCAGAAGACATGATGAAAGCCGGGCAAGAGGCTCTTCAGGAACTCTGGGAGACCGCCCATGACAACCCAGACGTTGCGGCAGCATTTTGCTGGCCATTTTTCACGAAAGATGACCACCCCTACAACCAGTTCGTTCAACAACTATTTTCGATACCTCGCGACCTGACACTTGAGCCTTATGACTTCGTCAACCGAATACATGAAATTCGTCCATTGTTGGCAGACGCCATCAAGTCAGATGACATTTCATACAGTCAGCAAAAAATTCTAAGACATTTCGATAAGCTGCTTAACAACCTTCAAGCGCAATATGACAAAGCCCGACTGTCGGGCCATTTAAAACAGCAGTTTTACAGAATGATTGAGGCTGGTGAGAACCCTCCGGCACTGGCCGGAGCCACAATCAGAATCAATATGAACAGGGATAAGAACCCGACCGAAGACGTCTTTAGTCCGGAGGCTGAAATCAGCACACCGACAGAAGACCCGTCAACATTACCACCGAAAGCAGGGATGCTGTATGAACAGGCTTGGGCAAAACAAAGGCGCCACGTCCAAACTACTGACAACCGCCGTAAGGGCTGAAGACGAAACACCGCTACCCGATAAAGGCCGGCTCCCTAGCGGGCAGGAAGTCATGCCTGCAGAAGTCTCAGCACCTCTCTCAAAAGCAGCTGCTAAGGCAGAGTTTCTGGACGGAATGCCAGACCTTGAACAACGTCGTATTGATAAGCGGGA
Above is a window of Endozoicomonas montiporae CL-33 DNA encoding:
- the lon gene encoding endopeptidase La, with product MTDQEPIDPEVISADEQDVETGTTLVLPEHALPDKLYLIPVSNRPFFPAQVQPLVFSSEDWEETLQRVSQSPHKVVGLSYVAGMPGDGSKIDPEEFPEMGCTVKIHNVVGEGDQIQFIALGMQRFRIKQWLRKRPPYLVQVEYPDNVQDDSDEIKAYALALIQAIKELIPLNPLYSEELKNYLNRFSPKDPSPLADFAAAITTAPGQELQEVLETLKVQRRMEKVLVLIRKEQEVARLQGEINAEVNRKISKHQREFFLREQLKIIQKELGISKDDRTAEIETFESRLETLEVPETARKKIDEELKKLSILEVGSPEYAICRNYLDWATSVPWGRYSEDNLDLDFARKVLDEDHDGLGDVKDRIIEFLAVGAFKKEISGSIMLLVGPPGVGKTSIGRSVAKSLGRKFYRFSLGGMQDEAEIKGHRRTYVGALPGKLVQALKEVDVANPVIMLDEIDKIGASYRGDPASALLEVLDPEQNSEFLDHYLDMRIDLSKVLFVSTANQLDTIPGPLLDRMDTIRLSGYITEEKLAIAKHHLWPKLLKKAGLKKAQLKISDATLKVVIEGYAREAGVRHLEKLLQKIIRKAVVVLLKGKQKSLSVTIKGLEEYLGAPYFRQEKSIEGVGVVTGLAWTSMGGATLPVEAGLVHRHRAGFKLTGKLGDVMKESAEIAYSYVSSQTSQFGADENFFEKAFIHLHVPEGATPKDGPSAGVTMATALISLAQGKQPKSIAMTGELTLTGRVLAVGGIREKVIAARRQGISELILPEENRRDYDELPDYIRKGMKVHFASVYDDVYQIMFARKGARKAVKKKTRR